A region of the Chryseobacterium gotjawalense genome:
TTTACAACCAACCCATTTCTTTCATCCACTCATCATTATAGATTTTGCCTACATATCGGGAACCGTGATCGTGCAGTAAAACAACAATAACATCATCTTTGGTGAATTTGTCTTTCATCTGAATCAAAGCGGCAATCGCACTTCCGGCAGAATAGCCGCAGAAAATACCTTCTTCTTTTGCCAGTTTTCTTGCGTAAATTGCACCGTCTTTATCAGTCACTTTTTCGAAATGGTCGATGACCGACATATCATAATTTTGAGGAATAATATCTTCGCCAATTCCCTCTGTAATATAGGAATAAGCGTGTTCCGGATGAAATTCGCCCGTTTCATAATATTCTTTTAAAATGGAGCCGTAAGTATCAACTCCAATTACTTTAATATCAGCATTTTTTTCTTTAAAGAATATTCCACAACCGGTTACGGTTCCGCCCGTTCCTGCGCCAGCAACGAAATGCGTTAATTTCCCTTCTGTTTGCTCCCAGATTTCAGGTGCCGTAGATTCGTAATGCGCCAATCGGTTTGATAAATTATCGTATTGATTCACATACCAGCCATTTTCGATTTCTTCTCCCAATCTCTTCGAAACGCTGTAATAGGAACGTGGATCTTCTGGCGTCACGTCTGTTGGACAAACAATTACTTCAGCACCGACCGCTCTTAAAATATCGTTTTTTTCTTTAGACTGTTTTGAATTGGTCACGAAAATACATTTGTAGCCTTTCACAATTGCGGCCAAAGCCAAGCCCATTCCTGTATTTCCAGAAGTCCCTTCGATAATGGTTCCTCCAGGTTTTAATCTGCCGTCTTTCTCGGCATCTTCAATCATTTTCAAAGCCATTCTGTCTTTTACAGAATTTCCTGGGTTGAAGGTTTCTACTTTTGCTAAAACCAAAGCCGGGAAATCTTCACCCAAAACTTTATTAAGTTTCACGAGCGGCGTATTTCCGATGGTTTCAAGAATATTTTGTGCGTATTTCATAACTTTTTTATATTTGATTTCTCACTTTTACTATTTCAAAATAAGATTTTAAATAGATTTAAATGATGTTTTACTATTGATGATTTCGTAAAAATCGATAAGAAATTTACGAATCTGCAAAGATATAATTTTAAAATTTAATTGTATTTAATGGCTTTCACCGGAGAGATTTTACTGATCAAATAACTCGGCAGGACTAATGAGATCCCAGAAATGATAAGGA
Encoded here:
- a CDS encoding PLP-dependent cysteine synthase family protein; translation: MKYAQNILETIGNTPLVKLNKVLGEDFPALVLAKVETFNPGNSVKDRMALKMIEDAEKDGRLKPGGTIIEGTSGNTGMGLALAAIVKGYKCIFVTNSKQSKEKNDILRAVGAEVIVCPTDVTPEDPRSYYSVSKRLGEEIENGWYVNQYDNLSNRLAHYESTAPEIWEQTEGKLTHFVAGAGTGGTVTGCGIFFKEKNADIKVIGVDTYGSILKEYYETGEFHPEHAYSYITEGIGEDIIPQNYDMSVIDHFEKVTDKDGAIYARKLAKEEGIFCGYSAGSAIAALIQMKDKFTKDDVIVVLLHDHGSRYVGKIYNDEWMKEMGWL